The Fusarium falciforme chromosome 8, complete sequence region GCAAGACAGACCTTGAGTGGACTCGCTTCGCAGTCGGCTACTTTCTCGATTGCTACAGCTTGACCTCGCTCAAGACTCATCTACCTCCGTTGTCCTTCGCCATCGACGTGGCAAACAAGAAAGCAGCCATCCCTGGGACCGGCAATGAGCCCATCGCGTTCGCCTACACATACGACGTGGCCAAATTCGTCGCCGCTTTTCTCGAGGAACCCAAGTGGGACGAATTGACTGTTTGCTACGGAGAAAAGACGACGTGGAACGAGTTTGTCAAGGTGGCCGAAGAAGTGACAGGTAAGTCATCGACCCACTCAATTGTAAAGCCATCTAACAACTCAAAGGTTCCTCCTTCGACGTGACCTACGACCCTCTGGAAAAACTTCAGAGGGGCGAAACTACCGAGCTCCCCGCGCAAAAGGCAGAGCTCGCCCTGTCGCCCTTCCCTGAGGCCTTGACTCGACAGCTTCTGGCTCTCCTGGGCATCTGGTCCGTTACGGGACAGTTTGACATACCACATGATGGCTCCCTCAACACCAGGTATCCGGGCATTAAGCCCGTGACTATTCGAGAGGCACTGCAGAATGGGCGGGAACGTTAGGATGGTGACAGTCCTTCCGCGCCATGCTAGCACAATCGCCTCTCATGTTAAGAGGCAGAATGTAGATTTAAACCCCTCAGCAGAGTACCAATCACACTGCCTTGATTTGTCAGGCCCAAACAGTATTCGCGTGTATCCATATTGAATATCAAGTAGCCACCCAAGAGGCAATACAATAAGGAGGGAGAAGCCTACGTATGGGCTTTCGCTGCAAAGTGCTGAGAACATGACTGATAGCTTCGACATCGGCCGGATCTACGCAAACAGCTGGATTGGGCAAGCAAGTATCGGGTGTTGGCGAGGCCGGGCAACACCAGTCTAACTAACGAGCTTAACAAATACAGAGTATATCAACACCAAGCCCACAAGGGCAGCGCTATTCATGCCAGGTCACTTAGCTGCATGTGTTCAAGTCCACAGGAGAGATGAGGACCTCACCCCGGTCTCGCTGCCTCATCGCACCTTGCTCAAACAAACGGATCAGGTCTCGGACCTTGTGCTGCACAGGGTCCAGCCTGTTGACCCGGGGAGGTTTCCGGACGATGCGGAAAATGAGCAGCAGGGCGCCGGCAAGGGTGCCGGCAAGGGCGCTGACCTGTAATAAGGCCCAAGGCACCTTCTTGGGTAGACCCAAGGCCAGAACAGAGCATGTACAAGTCCTAGGTCGGGTGTTAGCGAGAGAAGTTGATCCCAAGGTTGCCCCGAAGCTTACCACAAAACTACGGCTGGAGAAACGTCTCTCACTCGCGGTTTTTCTTCACTCTTGGCTTTGTCTAGAATCTTGTCTAGCGCGGCGAGATCCCGTACCGCGCTGTCATGTGAGATCTTAAGCAGCCAGACATCGCCCTCCGCATCGGAGTTTTCGCGGATGGCGACTTCTGGATGGACATGAAGATTAGCTGTGTAACTAAAGTCCAGGAGCAACCTGACGCACCCTGTGAGTGACCACCCGCGTTGATTTCAGCGCTAGAAGCCCGTAGGCGGTCCAGACAGTCGAAGTACTGGTTCATGTAGCGGTTCGCCGATCGACGATAGACTTCAAACAGTTCCCAGATGTCGCCTTCGTTCTCGGTTGGCGACGCTGTGTTCCAGAACGGCGCAGCCGAGGCCCGTCTAGCTCCGACATGTTGCTGGTGAGGGCCGGCAAGAGCTGTGACTTCATCGACCTCGTTCTCGCTCTGATCCATCGTGTCCGCTCTGATGtttgttgatggtgatgaagggAAGTTGTGGCCACAGCCTGATTGATATCTGGGGGTTGACGTGGATGCAGATGAGTGGGCCCCTATGAAACTCCACGGCTTACAGGGCGCTGCAGATATCCCGGTCGCTGCAGTTAGAAAGTACTTGTGCTAGAAGACAAATCTCGTATCTTCAGAAGTACTCCTTATCAGCTGCTATCCTGGCTGAGTAATGCCAGCTCCCCTTACACGCCACAACGGGTTACCATCCCCCCTGATTCGCCCATGAGTTATCAACGCTTTATTCATAGGCACCCAAGACTTGCACTTTGTTCAGCTCATATCTCAAGGTGTATGCCAAGATTGCACACCATGACAAATCCCCCTCGTAATGGAGTTCTGCCGAGACACACCATTCGTCAGGCCCCAGCCGTGTTT contains the following coding sequences:
- a CDS encoding NAD(P)-bd-dom domain-containing protein, with the translated sequence MKVIAIAGGTGHVGRTIVETLAQSPSLKVIVLGRKASPSKPGEPVHVVVDYANVAAVATALEQHNVHTVISAIQVANEEASAAETNLIRAAGQSSSVKRFIMSGWGSLPSEMSPTSIFQKASLEALRKTDLEWTRFAVGYFLDCYSLTSLKTHLPPLSFAIDVANKKAAIPGTGNEPIAFAYTYDVAKFVAAFLEEPKWDELTVCYGEKTTWNEFVKVAEEVTGSSFDVTYDPLEKLQRGETTELPAQKAELALSPFPEALTRQLLALLGIWSVTGQFDIPHDGSLNTRYPGIKPVTIREALQNGRER